In one Culex quinquefasciatus strain JHB chromosome 2, VPISU_Cqui_1.0_pri_paternal, whole genome shotgun sequence genomic region, the following are encoded:
- the LOC6051439 gene encoding homeobox protein SIX3 produces the protein MRTFAIISLAIVAVALLIDFCSAHDDKKKPDGHLQEVEAMLMEQGHLPAFEELSRFRRAAEEDSEGGKGKGKGKGKGKGRGGPDGQGGQGGQGGGQGGQE, from the exons atgagAACTTTTGCCATTATTTCGCTGGCCATTGTGGCAGTAGCCCTTTTGATT GACTTCTGCTCGGCCCACGATGACAAGAAGAAGCCGGACGGGCATCTGCAGGAGGTGGAAGCCATGCTGATGGAGCAGGGTCACCTGCCTGCCTTCGAGGAGTTGTCCCGGTTCCGACGAGCTGCCGAGGAGGATTCCGAGGGTGGCAAGGGAAAGGGTAAGGGCAAGGGTAAAGGAAAGGGTCGCGGAGGTCCAGACGGCCAGGGAGGCCAGGGTGGACAGGGTGGCGGCCAGGGAGGACAGGAATAA